The following are from one region of the Oncorhynchus masou masou isolate Uvic2021 chromosome 24, UVic_Omas_1.1, whole genome shotgun sequence genome:
- the LOC135512928 gene encoding methylcrotonoyl-CoA carboxylase subunit alpha, mitochondrial-like isoform X3 codes for MASVLNVQTLQGLRIFQQSVSCNVLLSHLRKLIWTKGFVRFASIGQGRIEKVLIANRGEIACRVMRTAKKMGVRSVAVYSDADRHSMHVAMADEAYNIGPAASQQSYLSMEKVMEVAKRSGSHAVHPGYGFLSENTEFAEACKQEGIIFIGPPSSAIRDMGIKSTSKYIMSAAGVPIIEGYHGEDQSDEKLQAEAVRIGYPVMIKAVRGGGGKGMRIAHTAEDFHEQLESARREARKSFNDDVMLVEKFVEDPRHVEVQVFGDQHGNAVYLFERDCSVQRRHQKIIEEAPGPGISKDVRRKLGEAAVRAAKAVNYVGAGTVEFIMDAQHNFFFMEMNTRLQVEHPVSEMITGTDLVEWQLRVAAGERLPLLQEEIELMGHSFEARIYAEDPNNDFLPGAGPLLHLSTPLADECTRIETGVREGDEVSAHYDPMIAKLVVWGEDRSAALRKLRYCLRQYNIVGLNTNIDFLLSLSGHPEFEAGNVTTSFIPQHYEQLFPKPSPPSRATLCQAVLGLLLRERASTQTFRDQSNDPFSPFASSNGRRVNILYSRNMTLQLGETNWRGSVPGVRGGGDRIPALLCERGEVPDQTGHPG; via the exons ATGGCTTCTGTCCTGAATGTTCAAACCCTACAGGGTTTAAGAATATTTCAACA GTCCGTGTCCTGCAATGTTCTTTTATCTCATCTTAGGAAATTGATATGGACCAAAGGATTTGTGCGGTTTGCCTCAATTG GGCAAGGCAGGATAGAAAAAGTCCTCATTGCCAACAGAGGAGAAATCGCCTGCCGTGTGATGCGAACAGCAAAGAAGATGGGTGTGCGCTCTGTGGCAGTATACAGTGATGCAGATCGTCATTCCATGCATGTGGCCATG GCAGATGAGGCCTATAACATTGGGCCAGCCGCATCCCAGCAGAGTTACTTGTCCATGGAGAAAGTCATGGAGGTTGCCAAGAGATCTGGATCACAT GCTGTCCACCCAGGATATGGCTTCCTGTCAGAGAACACAGAGTTTGCTGAGGCATGCAAACAGGAGGGTATCATCTTTATTGGCCCTCCATCATCTGCTATCAGAGACATGGGTATCAAAAG TACATCAAAATACATAATGTCAGCTGCGGGTGTTCCTATCATCGAGGGTTACCACGGAGAGGACCAATCGGATGAGAAGCTCCAAGCTGAGGCTGTCAGGATAGGCTACCCAGTGATGATAAAGGCTGTGCGTGGCGGGGGTGGTAAA GGAATGCGCATTGCACACACCGCTGAAGACTTCCATGAGCAGCTTGAGTCTGCGAGACGAGAGGCTCGCAAGTCCTTCAATGATGATGTAATGCTAGTGGAGAAATTTGTAGAGGACCCCAG acatgtggaggtccaGGTTTTTGGGGACCAGCATGGAAATGCTGTCTACCTGTTTGAGAGGGATTGCAGCGTGCAGAGAAGGCACCAGAAGATCATTGAGGAAGCACCAGGT CCTGGAATTAGCAAGGACGTGAGGCGGAAACTGGGTGAGGCAGCCGTGAGAGCAGCCAAAGCCGTCAACTATGTGGGAGCAG GCACTGTGGAGTTCATCATGGATGCACAGCACAACTTCTTCTTCATGGAGATGAACACACGTCTGCAGGTGGAGCACCCTGTGTCTGAGATGATCACTGGTACTGACCTGGTAGAGTGGCAGCTCAGG GTGGCTGCAGGCGAGAGGCTGCCCCTCCTGCAGGAGGAGATAGAACTGATGGGCCATTCGTTTGAGGCCAGGATATACGCTGAGGACCCCAACAACGACTTCCTCCCTGGGGCAGGACCACTCCTTCATCTGTCTACACCCCTGGCAGATGAGTGCACACGCATCGAGACAGGCGTCAGGGAAG GAGATGAAGTGTCAGCCCACTACGACCCCATGATCGCTAAACTGGTGGTGTGGGGAGAGGACCGCTCTGCTGCTCTGAGGAAGCTCAGATACTGCTTACGTCAGTACAAC ATTGTAGGCCTCAACACCAATATTGACTTCCTGCTGAGTCTGTCTGGCCACCCAGAGTTTGAGGCAGGGAATGTGACCACCAGCTTCATCCCCCAGCACTATGAGCAGCTGTTCCCCAAGCCCAGCCCTCCCTCCAGGGCCACACTGTGTCAGGCTGTCCTGGGCCTGCTGCTCAGAGAGAGGGCCAGCACTCAAACCTTCAGAGACCAGTCCAACG ATCCCTTCTCTCCTTTTGCCTCCAGTAACGGCAGGAGGGTGAACATCCTATATAGTAGGAATATGACGCTCCAGCTGGGTGAAACTA ATTGGAGGGGAAGTGTTCCAGGTGTCAGGGGAGGTGGAGACAGAATTCCTGCACTGCTCTGTGAACGGGGTGAAGTCCCGGACCAAACTGGTCATCCTGGATAA
- the LOC135512928 gene encoding methylcrotonoyl-CoA carboxylase subunit alpha, mitochondrial-like isoform X1, producing the protein MASVLNVQTLQGLRIFQQSVSCNVLLSHLRKLIWTKGFVRFASIGQGRIEKVLIANRGEIACRVMRTAKKMGVRSVAVYSDADRHSMHVAMADEAYNIGPAASQQSYLSMEKVMEVAKRSGSHAVHPGYGFLSENTEFAEACKQEGIIFIGPPSSAIRDMGIKSTSKYIMSAAGVPIIEGYHGEDQSDEKLQAEAVRIGYPVMIKAVRGGGGKGMRIAHTAEDFHEQLESARREARKSFNDDVMLVEKFVEDPRHVEVQVFGDQHGNAVYLFERDCSVQRRHQKIIEEAPGPGISKDVRRKLGEAAVRAAKAVNYVGAGTVEFIMDAQHNFFFMEMNTRLQVEHPVSEMITGTDLVEWQLRVAAGERLPLLQEEIELMGHSFEARIYAEDPNNDFLPGAGPLLHLSTPLADECTRIETGVREGDEVSAHYDPMIAKLVVWGEDRSAALRKLRYCLRQYNIVGLNTNIDFLLSLSGHPEFEAGNVTTSFIPQHYEQLFPKPSPPSRATLCQAVLGLLLRERASTQTFRDQSNDPFSPFASSNGRRVNILYSRNMTLQLGETKVELTVTYNPDGTYSMEIGGEVFQVSGEVETEFLHCSVNGVKSRTKLVILDNTVHLFSMEGSAEVSIPVPKFLAGVSTGAQGGAVAPMTGTIERVLVKAGDTVQMGDSLMVMNAMKMEHIIRAPKAGVIKKVFFKDGSQANRHAALVEFEEAAEEE; encoded by the exons ATGGCTTCTGTCCTGAATGTTCAAACCCTACAGGGTTTAAGAATATTTCAACA GTCCGTGTCCTGCAATGTTCTTTTATCTCATCTTAGGAAATTGATATGGACCAAAGGATTTGTGCGGTTTGCCTCAATTG GGCAAGGCAGGATAGAAAAAGTCCTCATTGCCAACAGAGGAGAAATCGCCTGCCGTGTGATGCGAACAGCAAAGAAGATGGGTGTGCGCTCTGTGGCAGTATACAGTGATGCAGATCGTCATTCCATGCATGTGGCCATG GCAGATGAGGCCTATAACATTGGGCCAGCCGCATCCCAGCAGAGTTACTTGTCCATGGAGAAAGTCATGGAGGTTGCCAAGAGATCTGGATCACAT GCTGTCCACCCAGGATATGGCTTCCTGTCAGAGAACACAGAGTTTGCTGAGGCATGCAAACAGGAGGGTATCATCTTTATTGGCCCTCCATCATCTGCTATCAGAGACATGGGTATCAAAAG TACATCAAAATACATAATGTCAGCTGCGGGTGTTCCTATCATCGAGGGTTACCACGGAGAGGACCAATCGGATGAGAAGCTCCAAGCTGAGGCTGTCAGGATAGGCTACCCAGTGATGATAAAGGCTGTGCGTGGCGGGGGTGGTAAA GGAATGCGCATTGCACACACCGCTGAAGACTTCCATGAGCAGCTTGAGTCTGCGAGACGAGAGGCTCGCAAGTCCTTCAATGATGATGTAATGCTAGTGGAGAAATTTGTAGAGGACCCCAG acatgtggaggtccaGGTTTTTGGGGACCAGCATGGAAATGCTGTCTACCTGTTTGAGAGGGATTGCAGCGTGCAGAGAAGGCACCAGAAGATCATTGAGGAAGCACCAGGT CCTGGAATTAGCAAGGACGTGAGGCGGAAACTGGGTGAGGCAGCCGTGAGAGCAGCCAAAGCCGTCAACTATGTGGGAGCAG GCACTGTGGAGTTCATCATGGATGCACAGCACAACTTCTTCTTCATGGAGATGAACACACGTCTGCAGGTGGAGCACCCTGTGTCTGAGATGATCACTGGTACTGACCTGGTAGAGTGGCAGCTCAGG GTGGCTGCAGGCGAGAGGCTGCCCCTCCTGCAGGAGGAGATAGAACTGATGGGCCATTCGTTTGAGGCCAGGATATACGCTGAGGACCCCAACAACGACTTCCTCCCTGGGGCAGGACCACTCCTTCATCTGTCTACACCCCTGGCAGATGAGTGCACACGCATCGAGACAGGCGTCAGGGAAG GAGATGAAGTGTCAGCCCACTACGACCCCATGATCGCTAAACTGGTGGTGTGGGGAGAGGACCGCTCTGCTGCTCTGAGGAAGCTCAGATACTGCTTACGTCAGTACAAC ATTGTAGGCCTCAACACCAATATTGACTTCCTGCTGAGTCTGTCTGGCCACCCAGAGTTTGAGGCAGGGAATGTGACCACCAGCTTCATCCCCCAGCACTATGAGCAGCTGTTCCCCAAGCCCAGCCCTCCCTCCAGGGCCACACTGTGTCAGGCTGTCCTGGGCCTGCTGCTCAGAGAGAGGGCCAGCACTCAAACCTTCAGAGACCAGTCCAACG ATCCCTTCTCTCCTTTTGCCTCCAGTAACGGCAGGAGGGTGAACATCCTATATAGTAGGAATATGACGCTCCAGCTGGGTGAAACTA AAGTGGAATTAACGGTTACATATAATCCAGATGGGACCTACTCTATGGAG ATTGGAGGGGAAGTGTTCCAGGTGTCAGGGGAGGTGGAGACAGAATTCCTGCACTGCTCTGTGAACGGGGTGAAGTCCCGGACCAAACTGGTCATCCTGGATAACACAGTACACCTCTTCTCTATG gAGGGTAGTGCGGAGGTGAGCATTCCAGTGCCCAAGTTCCTGGCTGGTGTGAGCACAGGAGCACAGGGAGGAGCTGTGGCACCCATGACTGGGACCATTGAGAGG GTGCTGGTGAAGGCAGGAGACACAGTGCAGATGGGAGACTCCTTGATGGTGATGAATGCCATGAAAATGGAG CACATCATCCGAGCACCCAAAGCTGGAGTCATCAAGAAGGTGTTTTTCAAGGATGGCTCCCAGGCCAACCGACACGCAGCCCTGGTAGAGTTTGAGGAGGCCGCTGAGGAGGAATAA
- the LOC135512928 gene encoding methylcrotonoyl-CoA carboxylase subunit alpha, mitochondrial-like isoform X4 has translation MRTAKKMGVRSVAVYSDADRHSMHVAMADEAYNIGPAASQQSYLSMEKVMEVAKRSGSHAVHPGYGFLSENTEFAEACKQEGIIFIGPPSSAIRDMGIKSTSKYIMSAAGVPIIEGYHGEDQSDEKLQAEAVRIGYPVMIKAVRGGGGKGMRIAHTAEDFHEQLESARREARKSFNDDVMLVEKFVEDPRHVEVQVFGDQHGNAVYLFERDCSVQRRHQKIIEEAPGPGISKDVRRKLGEAAVRAAKAVNYVGAGTVEFIMDAQHNFFFMEMNTRLQVEHPVSEMITGTDLVEWQLRVAAGERLPLLQEEIELMGHSFEARIYAEDPNNDFLPGAGPLLHLSTPLADECTRIETGVREGDEVSAHYDPMIAKLVVWGEDRSAALRKLRYCLRQYNIVGLNTNIDFLLSLSGHPEFEAGNVTTSFIPQHYEQLFPKPSPPSRATLCQAVLGLLLRERASTQTFRDQSNDPFSPFASSNGRRVNILYSRNMTLQLGETKVELTVTYNPDGTYSMEIGGEVFQVSGEVETEFLHCSVNGVKSRTKLVILDNTVHLFSMEGSAEVSIPVPKFLAGVSTGAQGGAVAPMTGTIERVLVKAGDTVQMGDSLMVMNAMKMEHIIRAPKAGVIKKVFFKDGSQANRHAALVEFEEAAEEE, from the exons ATGCGAACAGCAAAGAAGATGGGTGTGCGCTCTGTGGCAGTATACAGTGATGCAGATCGTCATTCCATGCATGTGGCCATG GCAGATGAGGCCTATAACATTGGGCCAGCCGCATCCCAGCAGAGTTACTTGTCCATGGAGAAAGTCATGGAGGTTGCCAAGAGATCTGGATCACAT GCTGTCCACCCAGGATATGGCTTCCTGTCAGAGAACACAGAGTTTGCTGAGGCATGCAAACAGGAGGGTATCATCTTTATTGGCCCTCCATCATCTGCTATCAGAGACATGGGTATCAAAAG TACATCAAAATACATAATGTCAGCTGCGGGTGTTCCTATCATCGAGGGTTACCACGGAGAGGACCAATCGGATGAGAAGCTCCAAGCTGAGGCTGTCAGGATAGGCTACCCAGTGATGATAAAGGCTGTGCGTGGCGGGGGTGGTAAA GGAATGCGCATTGCACACACCGCTGAAGACTTCCATGAGCAGCTTGAGTCTGCGAGACGAGAGGCTCGCAAGTCCTTCAATGATGATGTAATGCTAGTGGAGAAATTTGTAGAGGACCCCAG acatgtggaggtccaGGTTTTTGGGGACCAGCATGGAAATGCTGTCTACCTGTTTGAGAGGGATTGCAGCGTGCAGAGAAGGCACCAGAAGATCATTGAGGAAGCACCAGGT CCTGGAATTAGCAAGGACGTGAGGCGGAAACTGGGTGAGGCAGCCGTGAGAGCAGCCAAAGCCGTCAACTATGTGGGAGCAG GCACTGTGGAGTTCATCATGGATGCACAGCACAACTTCTTCTTCATGGAGATGAACACACGTCTGCAGGTGGAGCACCCTGTGTCTGAGATGATCACTGGTACTGACCTGGTAGAGTGGCAGCTCAGG GTGGCTGCAGGCGAGAGGCTGCCCCTCCTGCAGGAGGAGATAGAACTGATGGGCCATTCGTTTGAGGCCAGGATATACGCTGAGGACCCCAACAACGACTTCCTCCCTGGGGCAGGACCACTCCTTCATCTGTCTACACCCCTGGCAGATGAGTGCACACGCATCGAGACAGGCGTCAGGGAAG GAGATGAAGTGTCAGCCCACTACGACCCCATGATCGCTAAACTGGTGGTGTGGGGAGAGGACCGCTCTGCTGCTCTGAGGAAGCTCAGATACTGCTTACGTCAGTACAAC ATTGTAGGCCTCAACACCAATATTGACTTCCTGCTGAGTCTGTCTGGCCACCCAGAGTTTGAGGCAGGGAATGTGACCACCAGCTTCATCCCCCAGCACTATGAGCAGCTGTTCCCCAAGCCCAGCCCTCCCTCCAGGGCCACACTGTGTCAGGCTGTCCTGGGCCTGCTGCTCAGAGAGAGGGCCAGCACTCAAACCTTCAGAGACCAGTCCAACG ATCCCTTCTCTCCTTTTGCCTCCAGTAACGGCAGGAGGGTGAACATCCTATATAGTAGGAATATGACGCTCCAGCTGGGTGAAACTA AAGTGGAATTAACGGTTACATATAATCCAGATGGGACCTACTCTATGGAG ATTGGAGGGGAAGTGTTCCAGGTGTCAGGGGAGGTGGAGACAGAATTCCTGCACTGCTCTGTGAACGGGGTGAAGTCCCGGACCAAACTGGTCATCCTGGATAACACAGTACACCTCTTCTCTATG gAGGGTAGTGCGGAGGTGAGCATTCCAGTGCCCAAGTTCCTGGCTGGTGTGAGCACAGGAGCACAGGGAGGAGCTGTGGCACCCATGACTGGGACCATTGAGAGG GTGCTGGTGAAGGCAGGAGACACAGTGCAGATGGGAGACTCCTTGATGGTGATGAATGCCATGAAAATGGAG CACATCATCCGAGCACCCAAAGCTGGAGTCATCAAGAAGGTGTTTTTCAAGGATGGCTCCCAGGCCAACCGACACGCAGCCCTGGTAGAGTTTGAGGAGGCCGCTGAGGAGGAATAA
- the LOC135512928 gene encoding methylcrotonoyl-CoA carboxylase subunit alpha, mitochondrial-like isoform X2 has product MASVLNVQTLQGLRIFQQKLIWTKGFVRFASIGQGRIEKVLIANRGEIACRVMRTAKKMGVRSVAVYSDADRHSMHVAMADEAYNIGPAASQQSYLSMEKVMEVAKRSGSHAVHPGYGFLSENTEFAEACKQEGIIFIGPPSSAIRDMGIKSTSKYIMSAAGVPIIEGYHGEDQSDEKLQAEAVRIGYPVMIKAVRGGGGKGMRIAHTAEDFHEQLESARREARKSFNDDVMLVEKFVEDPRHVEVQVFGDQHGNAVYLFERDCSVQRRHQKIIEEAPGPGISKDVRRKLGEAAVRAAKAVNYVGAGTVEFIMDAQHNFFFMEMNTRLQVEHPVSEMITGTDLVEWQLRVAAGERLPLLQEEIELMGHSFEARIYAEDPNNDFLPGAGPLLHLSTPLADECTRIETGVREGDEVSAHYDPMIAKLVVWGEDRSAALRKLRYCLRQYNIVGLNTNIDFLLSLSGHPEFEAGNVTTSFIPQHYEQLFPKPSPPSRATLCQAVLGLLLRERASTQTFRDQSNDPFSPFASSNGRRVNILYSRNMTLQLGETKVELTVTYNPDGTYSMEIGGEVFQVSGEVETEFLHCSVNGVKSRTKLVILDNTVHLFSMEGSAEVSIPVPKFLAGVSTGAQGGAVAPMTGTIERVLVKAGDTVQMGDSLMVMNAMKMEHIIRAPKAGVIKKVFFKDGSQANRHAALVEFEEAAEEE; this is encoded by the exons ATGGCTTCTGTCCTGAATGTTCAAACCCTACAGGGTTTAAGAATATTTCAACA GAAATTGATATGGACCAAAGGATTTGTGCGGTTTGCCTCAATTG GGCAAGGCAGGATAGAAAAAGTCCTCATTGCCAACAGAGGAGAAATCGCCTGCCGTGTGATGCGAACAGCAAAGAAGATGGGTGTGCGCTCTGTGGCAGTATACAGTGATGCAGATCGTCATTCCATGCATGTGGCCATG GCAGATGAGGCCTATAACATTGGGCCAGCCGCATCCCAGCAGAGTTACTTGTCCATGGAGAAAGTCATGGAGGTTGCCAAGAGATCTGGATCACAT GCTGTCCACCCAGGATATGGCTTCCTGTCAGAGAACACAGAGTTTGCTGAGGCATGCAAACAGGAGGGTATCATCTTTATTGGCCCTCCATCATCTGCTATCAGAGACATGGGTATCAAAAG TACATCAAAATACATAATGTCAGCTGCGGGTGTTCCTATCATCGAGGGTTACCACGGAGAGGACCAATCGGATGAGAAGCTCCAAGCTGAGGCTGTCAGGATAGGCTACCCAGTGATGATAAAGGCTGTGCGTGGCGGGGGTGGTAAA GGAATGCGCATTGCACACACCGCTGAAGACTTCCATGAGCAGCTTGAGTCTGCGAGACGAGAGGCTCGCAAGTCCTTCAATGATGATGTAATGCTAGTGGAGAAATTTGTAGAGGACCCCAG acatgtggaggtccaGGTTTTTGGGGACCAGCATGGAAATGCTGTCTACCTGTTTGAGAGGGATTGCAGCGTGCAGAGAAGGCACCAGAAGATCATTGAGGAAGCACCAGGT CCTGGAATTAGCAAGGACGTGAGGCGGAAACTGGGTGAGGCAGCCGTGAGAGCAGCCAAAGCCGTCAACTATGTGGGAGCAG GCACTGTGGAGTTCATCATGGATGCACAGCACAACTTCTTCTTCATGGAGATGAACACACGTCTGCAGGTGGAGCACCCTGTGTCTGAGATGATCACTGGTACTGACCTGGTAGAGTGGCAGCTCAGG GTGGCTGCAGGCGAGAGGCTGCCCCTCCTGCAGGAGGAGATAGAACTGATGGGCCATTCGTTTGAGGCCAGGATATACGCTGAGGACCCCAACAACGACTTCCTCCCTGGGGCAGGACCACTCCTTCATCTGTCTACACCCCTGGCAGATGAGTGCACACGCATCGAGACAGGCGTCAGGGAAG GAGATGAAGTGTCAGCCCACTACGACCCCATGATCGCTAAACTGGTGGTGTGGGGAGAGGACCGCTCTGCTGCTCTGAGGAAGCTCAGATACTGCTTACGTCAGTACAAC ATTGTAGGCCTCAACACCAATATTGACTTCCTGCTGAGTCTGTCTGGCCACCCAGAGTTTGAGGCAGGGAATGTGACCACCAGCTTCATCCCCCAGCACTATGAGCAGCTGTTCCCCAAGCCCAGCCCTCCCTCCAGGGCCACACTGTGTCAGGCTGTCCTGGGCCTGCTGCTCAGAGAGAGGGCCAGCACTCAAACCTTCAGAGACCAGTCCAACG ATCCCTTCTCTCCTTTTGCCTCCAGTAACGGCAGGAGGGTGAACATCCTATATAGTAGGAATATGACGCTCCAGCTGGGTGAAACTA AAGTGGAATTAACGGTTACATATAATCCAGATGGGACCTACTCTATGGAG ATTGGAGGGGAAGTGTTCCAGGTGTCAGGGGAGGTGGAGACAGAATTCCTGCACTGCTCTGTGAACGGGGTGAAGTCCCGGACCAAACTGGTCATCCTGGATAACACAGTACACCTCTTCTCTATG gAGGGTAGTGCGGAGGTGAGCATTCCAGTGCCCAAGTTCCTGGCTGGTGTGAGCACAGGAGCACAGGGAGGAGCTGTGGCACCCATGACTGGGACCATTGAGAGG GTGCTGGTGAAGGCAGGAGACACAGTGCAGATGGGAGACTCCTTGATGGTGATGAATGCCATGAAAATGGAG CACATCATCCGAGCACCCAAAGCTGGAGTCATCAAGAAGGTGTTTTTCAAGGATGGCTCCCAGGCCAACCGACACGCAGCCCTGGTAGAGTTTGAGGAGGCCGCTGAGGAGGAATAA